The following proteins are co-located in the Gossypium hirsutum isolate 1008001.06 chromosome A02, Gossypium_hirsutum_v2.1, whole genome shotgun sequence genome:
- the LOC107939146 gene encoding receptor-like kinase TMK4, producing the protein MENIDHRHFLLPFLLLSAVLSAAEDGAVILKLASSLSPLPSGWSSTSSDNYCSWSGINCDKSNRVTSINLASKSLSGSLPADISTLSELRTVSLQHNSLSGSIPSFANLSNLQNIYLDGNSFTSVTPNAFSGLTSLQKLSLSENTKLSPWTFPDLSQSTSLVEVQLDNTNLYGTLPDVFQSLNSLQSIRLSYNNLNGTLPASLAGSMIQNLWINNQNVGFTGTLDVLANMTDLLQVWVHKNMFTGQIPDLSKSVGIFDIQLRENLLTGPVPGSLINLPSLKNISLSNNKLQGPFPKFPNTVENIAVNGTNNFCNSNGDPCDPQVTTLLEIAGGFGYPVFLSDDWSGNDTCQWVFVTCDSQGNVDTVNLAKKNLVGTISPAIANLTKLKNLNLNDNNLTGSIPDGLIKLNSLQLIDVSNNNLTGDIPKFSASVKFTYAGNILLGKSSGSGGGGTSGSGGSSGGSSGSSKSGSNGKNSVALIVGIVIGVVVFVAVVCFVSYKYVMNKKYGKFGVMDGNASDAEKGVVKNGAMNGYGGLPSEMQSQSSGDHSDRYLFEGGNVAISIHVLREVTDNFSEANILGRGGFGIVYKGELHDGTQIAVKRMECAAKGTKGLNEFQAEIAVLTKVRHRHLVALLGYCINGNERLLVYEYMPQGTLGQHLFEWRENGYAPLTWKQRVTIALDVARGVEYLHSLAQQSFIHRDLKPNNILLSDDMRAKVADFGLVKNAPEGKYSLETRLAGTFGYLAPEYAATGRVTTKVDVYAFGVVLMEIITGRQALDVTLPDEKSHLVTWFRRVLVNKDNIPKVVDETINCDDEETMAMIFKVAELAGHCTAREPHQRPDMGHAVNVLGPLVEQWKPTTQEDDGNTGIELNMSLPQFLQKWQADEGTSTMYGDFSYSETQTSIPAKPSGFSATFSSSDGR; encoded by the exons ATGGAAAACATCGACCACCGTCACTTCCTCCTCCCTTTCCTTCTCCTTTCCGCCGTCCTCTCCGCCGCAGAGGATGGTGCCGTCATTCTCAAGCTAGCTTCATCCCTTAGTCCACTTCCCAGCGGCTGGTCTTCCACCTCTTCAGACAACTACTGCAGCTGGTCAGGCATCAATTGCGACAAATCCAACCGCGTTACTTCCATCAACTTAGCTTCCAAATCCTTGTCCGGTTCACTCCCCGCCGACATCTCCACCTTGTCGGAACTCCGTACCGTATCGCTTCAACACAATTCCTTATCTGGGTCCATCCCATCTTTCGCCAACCTTTCCAACTTACAAAACATTTACCTCGACGGCAACTCGTTCACCTCGGTCACCCCCAACGCGTTCTCCGGGTTAACCAGTCTTCAAAAACTGAGTTTAAGCGAAAACACGAAGCTGAGTCCATGGACATTCCCAGATTTATCCCAATCAACGAGTCTCGTCGAAGTTCAACTCGACAACACCAACTTATACGGCACTTTACCCGATGTGTTCCAATCTTTGAACAGTTTACAAAGCATAAGGCTGTCTTACAACAACTTGAACGGCACATTGCCGGCTTCTCTCGCCGGTTCAATGATTCAAAATCTTTGGATCAACAATCAGAATGTTGGGTTCACAGGTACTTTAGATGTTTTAGCTAACATGACAGATTTGCTTCAAGTTTGGGTTCATAAAAACATGTTCACTGGTCAGATCCCAGATTTGTCTAAATCTGTGGGTATCTTTGATATTCAGCTTAGAGAAAACTTATTGACCGGTCCAGTTCCaggatctttgattaatctccctAGTTTGAAGAACATTTCATTGTCTAATAACAAATTACAGGGCCCATTTCCAAAATTTCCCAACACTGTTGAGAACATTGCTGTTAATGGTACTAATAATTTCTGTAATAGTAATGGTGATCCTTGTGATCCTCAAGTTACTACATTGCTTGAGATTGCTGGTGGTTTTGGGTACCCTGTTTTTCTCTCGGACGATTGGTCTGGAAATGATACTTGTCAATGGGTTTTTGTTACTTGTGATTCACAAGGCAATGTGGATACTGTGAATCTCGCAAAGAAAAACTTGGTTGGAACAATTTCGCCGGCGATTGCGAACCTCACGAAGTTGAAGAACTTGAATCTGAATGATAATAACTTAACAGGTTCAATCCCTGATGGTTTGATTAAGTTGAATAGTTTGCAGCTTATCGATGTGTCTAACAACAATCTCACCGGTGACATTCCGAAATTTTCGGCTTCAGTTAAGTTTACTTATGCTGGGAATATTTTACTAGGAAAATCTAGTGGTTCTGGTGGTGGAGGAACTTCAGGTTCTGGAGGATCTAGTGGAGGTTCGAGTGGTAGCTCGAAAAGCGGTAGCAATGGTAAGAATTCTGTAGCTTTGATTGTCGGTATCGTCATTGGTGTAGTGGTTTTCGTTGCTGTTGTATGCTTTGTTTCGTATAAGTACGTGATGAACAAGAAATATGGGAAATTCGGTGTGATGGATGGTAATGCTAGTGATGCTGAGAAGGGAGTAGTTAAGAATGGGGCGATGAATGGTTATGGAGGATTGCCTAGTGAAATGCAGAGCCAAAGTAGCGGTGATCATAGTGATCGCTATTTGTTTGAGGGTGGAAATGTGGCGATCTCAATACATGTCCTACGAGAGGTGACTGATAATTTCAGTGAGGCTAATATTTTAGGAAGAGGGGGTTTTGGGATTGTGTATAAAGGTGAATTACACGATGGCACGCAGATTGCTGTCAAGAGGATGGAGTGTGCAGCTAAAGGTACTAAAGGTTTGAACGAGTTTCAAGCTGAAATTGCGGTACTTACGAAGGTTAGGCACAGGCATTTGGTTGCACTTTTGGGTTACTGCATCAATGGCAATGAGAGGCTCTTGGTTTACGAGTATATGCCTCAAGGTACCCTTGGTCAACATCTCTTTGAATGGCGAGAAAATGGGTATGCTCCACTTACTTGGAAGCAACGGGTCACCATTGCACTGGATGTCGCGAGGGGGGTCGAGTATTTGCACTCTTTGGCACAACAAAGTTTCATTCACCGGGATTTGAAGCCTAACAATATACTACTCAGTGATGACATGAGGGCAAAGGTTGCGGATTTTGGCCTTGTTAAGAACGCACCTGAGGGAAAGTACTCTCTGGAGACAAGACTGGCTGGAACATTCGGATATCTTGCTCCTGAATATGCTG CAACTGGACGGGTGACAACAAAGGTGGACGTGTATGCATTTGGAGTGGTCTTGATGGAGATAATAACCGGCAGACAAGCTTTAGACGTAACCTTACCCGATGAGAAATCGCATTTGGTCACATGGTTCCGCAGGGTTCTAGTCAACAAAGACAACATTCCCAAAGTGGTTGACGAAACAATCAACTGTGATGACGAGGAGACAATGGCGATGATATTCAAGGTAGCCGAGTTAGCCGGTCACTGCACCGCTCGCGAACCGCATCAAAGACCCGATATGGGGCATGCTGTCAACGTGCTTGGCCCTCTCGTAGAGCAATGGAAACCTACTACCCAAGAGGATGATGGAAACACCGGTATTGAGCTTAACATGAGCCTCCCTCAGTTCCTACAAAAATGGCAAGCTGATGAAGGTACTTCAACGATGTACGGTGATTTCTCATACTCCGAAACCCAAACAAGCATCCCCGCAAAGCCCTCAGGATTTTCAGCTACATTCAGCTCTTCCGATGGCCGGTGA
- the LOC107939138 gene encoding probable glucan endo-1,3-beta-glucosidase A6 encodes MATALLTTILLSSFLVVSSAEISSKIGINYGRIGNNLPSPYRTIETVKSMNAGRIKLYDSDPEILKLLSGTNIHVSVMVQNNDIIRIASSQAVAEQWVQDNVLAYYPDTMIRFVLVGNEVLSHQDRRIWPSLVPAMRRIKNSLNTHDIKNIKVGTPLAMDVLQSTFPPSSGRFRPDITDTVMAPLLRFLNGTKSFFFIDVYPYLAWSANPKNISLDFALFRSRVNQTDHGSHLVYTNLLDQMLDSVIFAMRKLGYPDIRLAIAETGWPTIGDIDQVGANINNAATYNRKLVQKMTAKPPLGTPARPGSVTPTFIFSLYDENQKTGPTTERHWGLLRSNGTPIYEIDLTGKRPLSSYKPLPAARNNVPYKGKVWCEVAPGADAMNLSMALSYACGQGNQTCAALNPGRQCYEPVSVFWHASYAFSSYWARFRKQGATCYFNGLARQTRANPSRGHCSFPSVTL; translated from the exons ATGGCGACGGCTCTTCTTACAACAATCCTCTTGTCTTCTTTCCTTGTTGTTTCAT CGGCTGAAATCTCGAGCAAGATTGGTATAAACTATGGTCGAATAGGGAACAATTTGCCATCACCATATCGAACCATCGAGACCGTGAAATCGATGAATGCCGGCCGTATTAAGCTCTATGATTCCGACCCTGAAATATTGAAACTTTTATCAGGGACCAACATTCATGTATCTGTTATGGTACAAAACAATGACATAATCCGTATCGCTTCGAGCCAAGCTGTTGCCGAACAATGGGTACAAGACAATGTCTTGGCTTATTACCCCGACACAATGATTCGGTTCGTGTTAGTTGGTAACGAAGTCCTAAGCCACCAAGATCGAAGAATTTGGCCTAGTCTTGTCCCTGCCATGCGTAGGATCAAGAACTCGTTGAACACGCACGATATCAAGAACATTAAGGTCGGTACGCCATTGGCTATGGACGTATTGCAATCAACTTTTCCACCGTCGAGCGGTAGGTTTCGGCCCGATATTACTGATACGGTCATGGCACCGTTGTTAAGATTCTTGAATGGAACCAAATCGTTCTTTTTCATTGATGTTTATCCTTATTTAGCATGGTCAGCTAATCCGAAAAACATCAGTTTAGATTTTGCTCTCTTTAGAAGCAGGGTGAACCAAACTGACCATGGAAGTCACTTGGTTTACACCAATCTATTAGACCAAATGCTCGATTCGGTCATTTTCGCAATGAGAAAACTCGGATACCCCGATATCCGACTTGCTATAGCCGAAACCGGGTGGCCAACCATAGGTGATATCGATCAAGTAGGTGCTAATATCAACAATGCAGCCACTTATAACCGAAAACTAGTCCAAAAAATGACTGCTAAACCACCATTAGGGACACCAGCTAGACCTGGTTCAGTCACACCAACATTTATTTTCTCCTTATATGATGAAAACCAAAAGACAGGTCCAACAACCGAAAGACATTGGGGCTTGTTACGTTCCAATGGAACACCGATTTACGAAATCGATCTCACCGGTAAACGACCTCTCTCGAGTTACAAACCATTACCCGCAGCTAGAAACAACGTACCATATAAAGGTAAGGTATGGTGCGAAGTGGCACCGGGGGCTGACGCGATGAACTTATCGATGGCATTGTCGTACGCCTGTGGCCAAGGTAACCAAACTTGCGCTGCATTGAACCCTGGTAGACAATGTTATGAGCCAGTATCTGTTTTTTGGCATGCAAGTTATGCATTTAGTTCGTATTGGGCTCGGTTTCGGAAACAAGGTGCAACTTGCTACTTCAATGGCTTAGCTAGACAGACCAGAGCTAACCCAA GTCGTGGACACTGCAGTTTCCCAAGTGTGACACTCTga
- the LOC107939127 gene encoding pentatricopeptide repeat-containing protein At4g14050, mitochondrial: MPILHYLHQLQNCAKHRSIISTKQLHAHFIKLGVTQFLALSNTLLNVYGKCSLLQDALQLFDEMPQRDHVSWATFLTTQNQANLPDKTLSMFPAMFSLDRLLPDDFVFASLVKACGSLGAIKQGKQVHGNFLVSPYFDDDVVKSSLVDMYAKCGLPDDSRLVFDSIKLKNMASWTAIIYGYARKGRKEEALELFLRVPLKNLFAWTSLISGLIQSGNGVDAFGLFVKMRRQGISIIDPLVLSSIVGASANLAMLELGKQVHGLVIQLGYESCVFISNALVDMYAKCSDMSAARDVFSRMSRRDVVSWTSIIVGAAQHGQAEEALSLYDNMILNGVEPNEVTFVGLIYACSHVGLVNRGRELFKSMVEDYGIHPSLQHYTCLLDLLGRSGHLEEAESVINLMPFKPDEPTWAALLSACKQYRNAKMAIKFADHLFSLKPEEPSTYILLSNTYASSGLWEHASKARHLLESLEVRKEPGYSYIYFGKESQMFYAGETSHPMKDEIFGLLNELDVEMRRRGYAPDTSYILHNTGHQEKERQLFWHSERLAVAYGLLKSVPGTVIRIVKNLRVCGDCHTVLKLISDIVQREIVVRDAKRYHHFSSGKCTCNDFW, encoded by the coding sequence ATGCCAATTCTTCACTATCTTCACCAACTCCAAAACTGTGCCAAGCACCGTTCTATCATCTCCACCAAACAACTCCATGCCCATTTCATTAAACTTGGCGTAACCCAGTTTCTCGCTTTAAGCAATACTCTCTTAAATGTCTATGGCAAATGCAGCCTCCTTCAAGATGCTCTCCAGCTGTTCGACGAAATGCCACAAAGAGACCATGTTTCATGGGCTACCTTTCTTACTACTCAAAACCAAGCCAACTTACCCGACAAGACCCTATCTATGTTCCCTGCCATGTTTTCACTTGACAGGTTGCTGCCTGATGATTTTGTTTTTGCTAGCCTTGTCAAGGCTTGTGGTAGCTTGGGTGCTATTAAACAAGGTAAGCAAGTTCATGGCAACTTTTTAGTATCACCCTATTTTGATGATGATGTTGTCAAGTCATCTTTGGTTGATATGTATGCAAAATGTGGATTACCTGATGATAGTCGTTTAGTTTTCGATTCTATTAAGTTGAAAAATATGGCTTCTTGGACTGCTATCATATATGGCTATGctagaaaaggaagaaaagaagagGCTTTGGAGTTGTTTTTAAGGGTTCCCCTGAAAAATTTGTTTGCTTGGACTTCTTTGATATCTGGGTTAATACAGAGTGGAAATGGGGTTGATGCATTTGGCTTGTTTGTTAAGATGAGAAGGCAAGGGATTAGTATAATTGACCCTCTTGTGCTTTCAAGCATTGTTGGTGCCTCTGCTAATTTAGCGATGTTGGAACTAGGAAAGCAGGTTCATGGACTCGTTATACAGCTTGGATACGAATCTTGCGTGTTTATAAGCAATGCTCTTGTGGATATGTATGCAAAATGTAGTGATATGTCGGCAGCAAGGGATGTTTTTAGTAGGATGTCACGAAGAGATGTTGTTTCCTGGACGTCAATTATAGTTGGGGCTGCTCAGCATGGACAGGCCGAGGAAGCATTGTCTTTGTATGATAATATGATTTTGAATGGAGTCGAGCCGAACGAAGTGACCTTTGTTGGATTGATTTACGCTTGTAGTCATGTTGGTTTAGTGAATAGAGGCCGTGAACTTTTTAAgtctatggttgaggattacggGATTCATCCTTCCTTGCAGCATTACACATGTTTGCTGGATCTGCTTGGTCGATCTGGACACCTCGAGGAGGCTGAAAGTGTTATAAACTTGATGCCATTTAAGCCTGATGAACCTACATGGGCAGCATTGTTAAGTGCATGTAAGCAATACAGAAATGCCAAAATGGCCATTAAGTTTGCTGACCATCTATTTAGCTTGAAACCAGAAGAACCTTCAACATATATTCTATTATCTAATACATATGCTAGTTCCGGTTTGTGGGAACATGCTTCGAAAGCAAGGCACTTGCTGGAGTCTCTGGAGGTTAGAAAAGAACCCGGTTATAGCTACATCTATTTTGGCAAAGAAAGCCAAATGTTTTACGCCGGGGAAACATCTCATCCGATGAAGGATGAGATTTTCGGTTTGTTAAACGAGTTGGATGTAGAGATGAGAAGAAGAGGTTATGCTCCAGATACCAGCTATATTTTGCATAACACGGGTCACCAAGAGAAGGAGAGGCAACTTTTTTGGCATAGTGAGAGATTAGCCGTTGCTTACGGGCTTCTTAAATCCGTTCCGGGAACCGTCATACGGATAGTGAAGAATCTCCGCGTGTGTGGAGATTGTCATACCGTCTTAAAACTCATTAGCGACATAGTGCAAAGAGAAATCGTGGTCCGAGACGCCAAACGATATCACCATTTTAGTAGTGGGAAATGTACATGCAATGACTTTTGGTGA